The following proteins are co-located in the Pedobacter sp. FW305-3-2-15-E-R2A2 genome:
- a CDS encoding NAD(P)/FAD-dependent oxidoreductase, which yields MKATINKEVDIAIIGGGVAGCTAAIALAGSYNVVLIDQTDSPPKRIGECLPPATRRILKQLDLLEGLDSPLLSSNESQHLKHIGTQSYWGNERAHIVDLLRNPDGFGWHLDRQAFEMYLRETALKRGVNCFWPAKLQSTHFENDRWSITALAKNEASNDTPYHFKAKFVIDASGRQSHFARKIGIGRQQYDKLISCWLTLPNQESNKMSTISASEIGWWYSSPLPRNQRILALQTDPDLIDRNVLKDVDQFLRLAQSNREMANLIPGDYSEIGFHQTVAANSTRLNQVAGQQWVALGDAAMSFDPLSSQGMFNAMASAVQLTALMIKSDPMALLKPESLKEIQMSYTHQLNRIWEHYAQHKRMYYREEMRWKDAAFWKRRH from the coding sequence ATGAAAGCAACAATAAATAAAGAAGTTGATATCGCGATTATCGGCGGTGGCGTGGCGGGTTGTACCGCCGCCATCGCTCTCGCCGGATCGTATAACGTGGTCTTGATCGATCAGACAGACAGCCCTCCCAAACGGATTGGTGAATGTCTGCCTCCGGCAACACGGCGTATTCTAAAGCAACTTGATTTGTTGGAGGGGCTAGACAGCCCCCTTCTATCCAGCAACGAAAGTCAGCACCTCAAACATATCGGTACGCAATCCTATTGGGGTAACGAACGGGCCCATATCGTAGATCTTTTGCGTAATCCCGATGGATTTGGATGGCATTTGGATCGCCAGGCATTTGAAATGTATTTACGGGAAACGGCTTTGAAACGAGGCGTGAATTGCTTTTGGCCCGCCAAATTACAAAGTACTCATTTTGAAAATGATCGCTGGTCTATCACAGCTCTGGCAAAAAATGAGGCGTCAAATGATACGCCTTACCACTTCAAGGCGAAATTTGTAATCGATGCAAGTGGCAGACAGTCGCACTTTGCAAGAAAAATTGGAATTGGGCGCCAGCAATACGATAAATTAATTAGCTGTTGGCTTACACTTCCCAATCAGGAAAGCAATAAAATGAGTACCATTTCGGCAAGCGAAATCGGGTGGTGGTACAGCTCGCCTTTGCCCCGAAACCAAAGAATTCTGGCCTTACAAACTGACCCTGACCTGATAGATCGAAATGTCCTGAAAGACGTGGATCAGTTTCTCCGGTTAGCACAAAGCAATCGGGAAATGGCGAATCTCATTCCCGGAGATTATAGCGAAATTGGCTTTCATCAAACCGTAGCTGCCAATTCTACCCGCCTTAACCAGGTTGCCGGCCAACAATGGGTAGCACTCGGCGATGCTGCAATGAGTTTTGATCCCCTGTCCTCACAAGGTATGTTTAATGCGATGGCTAGTGCAGTCCAGTTAACAGCATTGATGATCAAATCTGATCCAATGGCGCTCTTGAAACCTGAAAGCTTAAAAGAAATCCAAATGAGCTATACGCATCAGCTCAATCGGATCTGGGAACATTACGCTCAACATAAAAGAATGTATTACCGCGAAGAAATGCGTTGGAAAGATGCTGCCTTTTGGAAAAGGCGACATTAA
- the bla gene encoding subclass B3 metallo-beta-lactamase produces MLRHHFNIITAILFLLFSSFLATAQLVEEPKDTPAEWSKPYPPFRIAGNLYYVGTDDLACYLIVTPKGNILINTGLASSLPLIKANVETLGFKFNDIKILLTTQAHYDHMGAMSAIKKATGAKLMVNKKDAAVAADGGSSDYALGGHGATFEPIKTDRLLHNGDVIKLGDMQLVMLHHPGHTKGSSSFLFDVKDGDRKYKVLIANMPTIVTEKKFSEVLTYPDIAKDYAYTIAAMKKLTFDIWLSSHSSQFGLHSKNKPGSVYNPTAFMDRIGYDEAIRDLEIQFFKKD; encoded by the coding sequence ATGCTTAGACATCACTTTAATATCATTACCGCTATCTTGTTTTTGCTTTTCAGCTCTTTTCTGGCCACAGCCCAACTGGTAGAAGAACCAAAAGACACACCGGCAGAATGGTCTAAACCTTATCCCCCTTTTCGCATTGCCGGCAACTTGTATTATGTGGGTACAGATGACTTGGCCTGCTATCTCATTGTCACTCCAAAGGGTAATATTCTCATCAATACCGGGCTGGCTTCTTCTCTGCCATTGATTAAAGCAAATGTGGAAACATTGGGTTTTAAGTTTAATGACATCAAGATATTACTCACTACACAAGCTCATTATGACCATATGGGCGCTATGTCTGCGATAAAAAAAGCAACCGGAGCGAAGCTTATGGTCAATAAAAAGGATGCAGCTGTTGCAGCAGACGGGGGTAGTTCAGATTACGCATTAGGTGGTCATGGGGCGACCTTTGAGCCCATTAAAACTGATCGTTTATTGCACAATGGTGATGTCATAAAATTAGGCGACATGCAACTCGTGATGCTCCATCACCCAGGCCATACGAAAGGCTCCTCTAGTTTCCTGTTTGATGTCAAAGACGGAGATCGGAAGTATAAGGTCTTAATTGCCAACATGCCTACAATCGTTACGGAGAAGAAGTTCTCTGAAGTGCTGACCTACCCTGATATTGCCAAAGACTATGCGTATACAATAGCTGCTATGAAAAAACTGACCTTCGATATCTGGCTTTCTTCTCATTCCAGTCAGTTTGGACTTCATAGCAAGAATAAACCTGGTAGTGTTTATAATCCAACTGCTTTTATGGACAGAATAGGATATGACGAAGCCATTCGTGATTTGGAAATTCAATTTTTCAAAAAAGACTGA
- a CDS encoding S41 family peptidase yields the protein MKILSFEKSSIYDDFSKVLPDLKKATGLIIDIRYNGGGSSAVARKVAQHFIKDSLIYGAKNLSRLIIPTDRALGSFLTAQDTLEGKKDWGLNKEETLMYYRSAQGYLYHTYPSLPVKIAKNVEKIIIPTVILTGSNTASAAEDFLIYTNDQSHIKRIGEFTNGSTGQPLTVNLPNGGEAWICTKKVTFPDGTEFVGKGIKPDVKAEYTLRDLLKNEDSVYIKAIEELKSRLQPM from the coding sequence GTGAAAATTCTTTCTTTTGAGAAATCAAGTATATACGACGATTTTTCAAAAGTTCTGCCTGACTTGAAAAAAGCCACAGGTCTAATTATAGATATTAGGTATAACGGAGGAGGGAGTTCTGCTGTGGCCCGTAAGGTTGCTCAGCATTTTATAAAAGACAGCTTAATTTATGGGGCAAAAAACCTAAGTCGCCTGATTATTCCCACCGATAGAGCATTGGGTAGTTTCTTAACTGCCCAGGATACACTTGAGGGAAAAAAGGATTGGGGCTTAAACAAGGAAGAAACGCTGATGTATTATAGATCAGCTCAAGGTTACTTATATCATACATATCCATCTTTGCCTGTCAAGATCGCTAAAAATGTAGAAAAGATTATTATTCCAACAGTAATTCTGACCGGATCAAATACAGCATCTGCAGCTGAAGACTTTTTGATATATACCAATGATCAATCGCATATAAAACGAATCGGAGAGTTTACCAATGGAAGTACAGGTCAACCTTTAACGGTAAACCTGCCAAATGGTGGTGAAGCATGGATCTGTACGAAAAAAGTAACTTTTCCTGACGGTACTGAATTTGTTGGAAAGGGTATTAAGCCTGATGTAAAAGCGGAATACACTCTTAGGGATCTACTGAAGAATGAAGATTCTGTTTATATTAAGGCCATTGAAGAACTTAAATCAAGATTACAGCCAATGTAA
- a CDS encoding heparin lyase I family protein, producing the protein MKVKYLSLLLTGLIFSSCEKGIQNSENRAFQQLTTKTKSDISIAAVGVTLNADGPGNTYSLINSVLGGTAYEVPDCGHAQNHISEVFDAVLNTNVFVFSAHVALDDDRCQATDRQRTEIKTYGPSPANLKASNGETVTYRWKFKIDAGFKASSSFTHLHQIKAGDGDDAGAPLITITPRYGANNTDKMELIHVNSSGTSTKVKIVNLAPFKGNWVEVVETIKFGSSGTYNIAINKVSDGTSLLSYSSSNIDLWRSGTTFCRPKWGIYRSLNNPSQLRDEDVRFANFCIAEGSATCP; encoded by the coding sequence ATGAAAGTTAAATATTTAAGCCTATTGCTGACAGGACTTATTTTTAGTTCTTGTGAAAAAGGCATTCAAAATTCCGAAAACCGGGCATTTCAGCAGTTAACCACTAAAACCAAATCTGATATTTCCATCGCAGCAGTTGGTGTGACTTTAAATGCCGATGGCCCGGGAAATACCTATAGTTTAATCAATAGTGTATTGGGCGGAACCGCCTATGAAGTACCTGATTGCGGGCATGCCCAGAACCACATTAGTGAGGTTTTTGATGCTGTCCTCAACACCAATGTATTTGTATTTTCCGCACATGTTGCATTAGATGATGACAGATGTCAAGCCACCGATCGTCAGCGTACGGAAATTAAAACTTATGGCCCCTCTCCGGCGAACCTTAAAGCTTCTAATGGCGAAACCGTTACGTATCGCTGGAAATTTAAGATAGATGCCGGTTTTAAGGCTTCTTCCAGCTTTACCCATCTTCACCAGATCAAGGCTGGTGATGGTGATGATGCTGGCGCTCCTCTAATTACCATTACACCGCGCTATGGGGCTAATAATACGGACAAAATGGAGCTTATTCACGTCAACTCTTCAGGTACAAGCACTAAAGTTAAGATTGTTAACCTGGCACCTTTCAAAGGCAATTGGGTAGAAGTTGTAGAAACCATTAAGTTTGGTTCTTCCGGAACTTATAACATCGCGATCAATAAAGTAAGTGATGGGACAAGTTTGTTATCCTATAGCAGTTCTAATATAGATTTGTGGAGATCAGGTACAACTTTTTGCCGGCCAAAATGGGGAATTTACCGCAGTCTGAATAATCCTTCCCAATTGAGGGATGAAGACGTTCGTTTTGCTAATTTTTGCATTGCAGAAGGAAGCGCTACTTGCCCATAG